One genomic region from Rattus norvegicus strain BN/NHsdMcwi chromosome 10, GRCr8, whole genome shotgun sequence encodes:
- the Bahcc1 gene encoding BAH and coiled-coil domain-containing protein 1 isoform X4 — protein sequence MDGRDFAPPPPHLLSERGSLGHRSAAAAARLAPAGPAAQPAAHFQPGKYFPSPLPMASHTASSRLMGNPPASSFMGSFLTSSLGSAASAHPNGPTSSPSEPAYRGSHPATSQIWFSHSHEAPAYPRFSGSLASTFLPVSHLDHHGNSNVLYGQHRFYGTQKDNFYLRNLPPQPAILPANHNFHGVPRATPTHPIGSCSRDRIEAASLQKGPKEFDRFLMGKELGKEKASKVAEGRERPVVEEESSKDRQKLVPPMPAEGPCKETGPAPRGSCEGRPKHLTSCLLNTKVLNGDMGKASMASCAGGMLGRPGTGVAAPGRCAKEVSGPVEPGPAFSECLERRQMLHHAVSYTVPSGLPTGPPPPLSTGPAGSFPCLQLHAGPDGLCPLQDKVSRDLKASGPTFVPSVGHLADKSHSFQVTEACAVAGDGKDRHLDAAMAPDHAPYGVSYAHLKAESKGERRPGGFEAALHPRLKGLEYLSSGPEAPFPGLPKGNLDKGGYFELPTSQDCARSNHQDPLGGKTTQACCTLDKVANKEAPAGPPGGQKVARIRHQQHLVAPEVESGGSGAESKRKSVELASLGYSGHHMPPWGVQTGHDTSMAIIEERKGSAYLDPFGSGLQQAALLSQELPTPQDEVSAMKNLLKYSNQALVVGQKAPFVGLGGLKASCVQQEAKFPATKGPGPVERPDCARSREHEAPTHGDGEVRQPPVGIAVALARQKDTVSRPDAAYNTNSGRQGRAAPTFKAAGGPRATHTLDLESEEERSRACEDRLGLPGRELLLQDNKDLVEFARIHPSSSCPGDLPPHLMMQGGQLGGDPAPHPHPAHPHWLPRTRSPSLWMGGHSYGLGHPALHQNLPPGFPASVPGSMPSVFPLPQDAATQLVILPSEPTPHTTPHTLAEVMDQASLWPPMYGARGPASHMQHPGQLPVYSRSQLLRQQELYALQHQQQQQQQQQQQQQQQQQQQQQQQQQQQQQQQQQQQHRATQALELQRAAQFQRKPEDRHMELEEAAREKAPKSTHKPVALTPMAKGTPSSTTAGLVKLSPCCQSPTLKTPASCPTPPPRPSAPCTLPICPTGSPGPGSKLPSTKDKSEEGQRAGTDLTALEPDLPPRLNPSTGVDFSLPSDVHSSDLPDPKTMQTTTPGTRPEPTRTFLPGEPPPCSPRNLEEPGLLSRTRDATQDLAILPPPVEGGLPPGKAEDPSPLEGLQALKFGDLLEGGGTEATGQTNSTQGGTQNERTVDQGVPQPSLGATPQALEQVAGSPVALDKDEGPQKAPDVAQLQEEETQLEENGGDSEVDWGTPNHSHPPKALPGLDALVAATVDLGDLPDISLPDAQTPAASVPLGTAPQPHTSGIHGIALLSELADLEIQQQKSELALQAEDEDVLAFNLQHLATLATAWSLVEAASLDNSVASLQAPAADPDRGPRLTPRMQILQRKDTWAPKTKPVCPLKAAIDRLDTQEVEMRMQLAELQRRYKEKQRELARLQRRHDHEREESSRSPARRGPGRPRKRKHSSSLPALRPGGQLARSDSKKAKAVRASLSLLCAELRGDEPPRKRSKLEKSPYTGLQTASSEKVRCKKSCGPAELSSSMAHKVAQLKPKVKSKGLPASLSAFQRKEAAPGGRIRKKLSRAKSVKVSGAARHPHPNGDSGREMPKFQTQPAVAVAHEAGNGYDSEDCQALLETEAAPREPGLVLHPGAVLGPSPSSVVKMEANQKAKKKKERQGLLGACRLSSPEGEVKIKRRTVKTKVGPKLERAPGRRPPGAPGKKKAKGKAKTGLRAEPGNATSRDSLFNPTRTFACREEGSKLASERLKRATRKSAMLQPVLRRKNGALSIALSARNAKAILGKSRKLTKGQGRAVSRLLESFAVEDDFEFDDDDDSSFSDEEEEEEEAGVQLSEEQSAALARSCTIHKEDLQDGLPVLIPKEDSLLYAGSVRTLQPPDIYSIVIEGERGNRQRIYSLEQLLQEAVLDVRPQSSRYLPPGTRVCAYWSQKSRCLYPGNVVRGASSDEEDLDSVVVEFDDGDTGHIAVSNIRLLPPDFKIQCTEPSPALLVSSSCRRTKKAASESHPPSEAPTPSLSPKVQDGPETSKTPGKKSGCKDKAGKVDLLTSGAKSPTGASDHFLGRRGSPLLSWSAVAQTKRKAVAAAAAGGKGPGVLQNLFQLNGSTKKLRARDTLFPMHSMAAPVFGNSFRADSFSSLASSYTPFLGGAGAGLPGGAHKLLRAKKAERAEVEKAGRRRAGSEFLVKLDHEGVTSPKNKNCKALLMSDKDFGPKLGRPLASPSYTHPALIGKDKKGRAPVHPLHMGLALRKYPLPCDSDCPSSYSDEDEDGPGLATGVPSRFLTRLSMSSSSSGSSTSSSSGSVSTSSLCSSDNEDSSYSSDDEDPTLLLQTCLTRPVPALLAPPEALRSKGSSPHAHAHAQRCFLSRAGVTGAGAGAGPGVSKSKFKRKEALSFSKAKELSRRQRLPSVENRPKISAFLPARQLWKWSGNPTQRRGMKGKARKLFYKAIVRGKETLRIGDCAVFLSAGRPNLPYIGRIESLWESWGSNMVVKVKWFYHPEETKLGKRQSDGKNALYQSCHEDENDVQTISHKCQVVGREQYEQMMRGRKYQDQQDLYYLAGTYDPTTGRLVTADGVPVLC from the exons CCAGCAGCCGTCTGATGGGAAACCCCCCAGCCTCCTCTTTCATGGGCAGCTTCCTCACCAGCAGCCTGGGCTCAGCTGCGTCTGCACACCCCAACGGCCCCACATCCTCTCCTTCTGAGCCGGCCTACCGAGGATCCCACCCTGCCACCTCTCAGATCTGGTTCTCCCACTCCCACGAAG CTCCTGCGTACCCCAGATTTTCGGGGAGTCTGGCATCTACCTTCCTACCCGTGAGCCACTTGGATCACCATGGAAACAGCAATGTTCTCTATGGGCAACATCGTTTCTATGGAACCCAAAAAG ATAACTTCTACCTGCGCAACCTGCCCCCACAGCCTGCAATCCTACCTGCCAACCACAACTTCCACGGAGTGCCCCgagccacccccacccaccccatcggCTCCTGCAGCCGGGACCGTATTGAGGCTGCCTCACTGCAGAAGGGTCCTAAGGAGTTTGACCGCTTCCTCATGGGGAAAGAGCTGGGCAAAGAGAAAGCTAGTAAGGTAGCAGAGGGCAGGGAGCGGCCAGTGGTGGAGGAAGAAAGCAGTAAAGATCGACAGAAGCTGGTGCCACCCATGCCTGCTGAGGGGCCCTGCAAGGAGACGGGACCCGCACCCCGGGGGTCCTGTGAGGGCCGCCCCAAACACCTCACTTCCTGCCTACTCAACACCAAGGTACTCAATGGAGACATGGGCAAGGCCTCGATGGCCAGTTGTGCAGGGGGTATGCTGGGAAGGCCCGGAACAGGCGTGGCAGCACCTGGACGCTGTGCCAAGGAGGTGTCAGGCCCCGTGGAGCCTGGGCCAGCCTTCAGCGAGTGCCTGGAGCGGCGGCAGATGCTACATCACGCTGTGTCCTACACAGTGCCCTCCGGCCTGCCTACCGGGCCACCCCCGCCCCTCAGCACGGGCCCAGCAGGCTCTTTCCCCTGTCTGCAGCTCCATGCAGGTCCAGATGGGCTCTGCCCCCTGCAGGACAAAGTCTCCCGGGACCTAAAGGCCAGCGGGCCCACCTTTGTGCCTTCTGTGGGACACCTGGCTGACAAGAGCCACTCTTTCCAAGTAACAGAGGCCTGTGCCGTGGCAGGTGATGGCAAGGACCGGCACCTAGACGCGGCCATGGCCCCTGACCATGCACCCTATGGAGTCTCCTATGCCCACCTAAAGGCCGAGAGCAAGGGTGAACGGCGACCTGGGGGCTTTGAGGCGGCCCTCCACCCCCGGCTGAAAGGCCTGGAGTATCTCAGTTCAGGCCCTGAGGCCCCCTTCCCTGGCCTTCCCAAAGGCAATCTGGACAAAGGTGGCTACTTTGAGTTACCCACGTCACAGGACTGTGCCCGGTCCAATCACCAAGACCCACTGGGTGGAAAGACCACCCAGGCTTGCTGCACTTTAGACAAAGTGGCCAACAAAGAGGCCCCTGCTGGCCCTCCGGGGGGCCAGAAGGTAGCCAGGATCCGTCATCAGCAGCACTTGGTGGCTCCTGAAGTAGAATCAGGAGGCAGCGGGGCTGAGTCTAAGCGCAAGTCCGTGGAGCTGGCTTCTCTGGGTTACAGCGGGCACCATATGCCTCCGTGGGGCGTTCAGACAGGCCACGACACCTCCATGGCCATCATCGAGGAACGAAAGGGCAGTGCCTACCTTGACCCTTTTGGGAGTGGCCTCCAGCAGGCAGCCCTCCTGTCCCAGGAGCTGCCCACCCCACAAGATGAGGTCTCGGCCATGAAGAATCTGCTCAAGTACAGCAACCAAGCCCTGGTTGTGGGCCAGAAGGCTCCCTTTGTGGGCCTGGGTGGCCTCAAAGCCAGCTGTGTCCAGCAGGAAGCCAAGTTTCCAGCCACTAAGGGCCCAGGCCCTGTGGAAAGACCCGACTGCGCTCGAAGCAGGGAGCACGAGGCCCCCACACACGGAGACGGGGAGGTGCGGCAGCCACCTGTGGGCATCGCAGTGGCCTTGGCCCGGCAGAAGGACACAGTCAGCCGGCCGGATGCAGCCTACAATACCAACAGTGGGCGGCAGGGCAGGGCCGCCCCCACCTTCAAAG CTGCTGGAGGACCGCGTGCCACCCACACGCTGGACCTGGAGAGTGAAGAGGAAAGGTCACGGGCGTGCGAGGACCGCCTGGGGCTGCCTGGCCGTGAGCTGCTGTTACA AGACAACAAAGACCTCGTGGAATTTGCCCGGATCCACCCTTCAAGCAGCTGCCCTGGAGACCTGCCCCCCCACCTCATGATGCAAGGCGGCCAGCTGGGCGGGgacccagccccccacccccatcccgcCCACCCCCACTGGCTGCCCCGCACCCGAAGTCCCTCCTTGTGGATGGGGGGGCATTCCTATG GCCTCGGACACCCTGCCCTGCACCAGAACCTACCCCCCGGCTTCCCAGCTTCTGTGCCCGGCTCTATGCCCtcagtgttccccctcccccaagacgCAGCCACACAGCTGGTCATCTTGCCCTCCGaacccacaccccacaccacccCTCACACACTCG CTGAAGTTATGGACCAGGCCTCACTGTGGCCTCCCATGTATGGGGCCCGGGGCCCTGCCTCACACATGCAGCACCCTGGCCAGCTCCCCGTGTACTCTCGGTCCCAGCTGCTTCGGCAGCAAGAACTGTATGCACTGCAGcaccaacagcagcaacagcagcagcagcaacaacagcaacaacaacagcagcagcagcagcagcaacagcagcagcagcaacagcagcagcagcaacagcagcagcaacatcgGGCCACACAGGCCCTGGAGCTACAGCGAGCTGCCCAGTTCCAG CGCAAGCCTGAGGATCGACACATGGAACTGGAGGAAGCTGCCCGGGAGAAGGCCCCAAAGTCCACCCACAAGCCAGTTGCCTTAACCCCCATGGCCAAGGGCACCCCCTCATCCACCACCGCAGGCCTAGTCAAGCTGTCACCCTGCTGCCAGTCACCCACTCTAAAGACCCCTGCTAGTTGCCCCACACCACCACCTCGGCCCAGCGCCCCCTGCACTTTACCCATCTGCCCCACTGGCAGCCCAGGGCCTGGCTCCAAGTTGCCTAGTACCAAGGACAAGAGTGAGGAGGGCCAGCGGGCTGGAACCGACCTTACCGCGCTGGAACCAG ACCTGCCTCCAAGATTGAACCCCTCAACTGGCGTGGACTTCTCCCTCCCTTCAGACGTgcactcttctgacctcccagACCCCAAAACTATGCAAACCACTACCCCAGGGACTCGGCCTGAGCCCACAAGGACGTTCCTACCTGGGGAGCCACCCCCCTGTAGCCCCAGGAACTTAGAAGAACCTGGACTACTCTCAAGGACCAGGGATGCCACCCAGGACCTTGCCATCCTACCCCCTCCTGTTGAGGGAGGACTCCCACCAGGGAAGGCAGAAGACCCCAGCCCACTCGAGGGGTTACAAGCACTGAAATTTGGAGACCTCCTTGAGGGAGGGGGAACTGAGGCTACTGGCCAGACTAATTCTACTCAGGGAGGGACGCAAAATGAGAGGACTGTGGATCAGGGGGTACCACAGCCCTCTTTGGGGGCTACCCCTCAAGCACTGGAACAGGTAGCAGGGAGCCCAGTTGCCCTGGACAAGGATGAAGGTCCACAGAAGGCCCCTGATGTGGCCCAGCTACAGGAGGAGGAGACCCAGCTGGAGGAGAATGGGGGGGACTCGGAGGTGGACTGGGGGACTCCCAACCATAGCCACCCACCCAAAGCACTGCCAGGCTTGGATGCCTTGGTGGCCGCCACTGTGGACCTAGGGGACCTGCCTGACATTAGCCTGCCGGATGCTCAGACCCCAGCAGCCTCTGTGCCCCTTGGCACGGCCCCTCAGCCCCATACCTCAGGGATTCATGGGATTGCCCTGCTCAGTGAGCTGGCTGACCTGGAGATCCAGCAGCAGAAGAGTGAGCTGGCCCTGCAAG CAGAGGATGAGGATGTGCTGGCCTTCAACCTGCAGCACCTGGCCACACTGGCCACAGCCTGGTCCCTAGTGGAGGCTGCTAGCCTGGACAACTCAGTCGCTTCACTGCAGGCCCCGGCTGCTGACCCAGACAGAGGCCCCAGGCTCACCCCTAGGATGCAGATCCTACAGCGCAAGGACACCTGGGCCCCTAAAACCAAGCCT GTATGTCCCCTGAAGGCTGCCATCGATCGGCTGGACACACAGGAAGTGGAGATGCGTATGCAGCTGGCAGAACTGCAGAGGCGCTACAAGGAGAAGCAGCGGGAGCTGGCTCGCCTGCAGCGCAGGCACGACCATGA GAGGGAGGAGAGCTCTCGGAGCCCTGCGAGACGTGGACCTGGCCGGCCAAGAAAGCGCAAACACTCAAGCTCGCTGCCCGCTCTGCGTCCCGGGGGCCAGCTTGCCAGAAGTGATAGCAAGAAAGCCAA GGCTGTTCGTGCCAGCCTAAGTCTGCTGTGTGCCGAGCTACGAGGGGATGAGCCCCCACGGAAGCGAAGCAAACTGGAAAAGAGTCCTTACACTGGCCTACAGACAGCTTCCTCG GAGAAGGTGCGGTGCAAGAAGAGCTGTGGCCCAGCCGAGTTGTCATCCTCAATGGCCCACAAGGTGGCCCAGTTGAAGCCAAAGGTCAAGAGCAAGGGGCTGCCAGCCAGCCTCAGTGCCTTCCAGCGCAAAGAGGCCGCCCCAGGTGGGCGCATCCGGAAGAAGCTCTCTAGAGCCAAGAGTGTCAAGGTGTCAGGGGCGGCACGGCATCCACACCCCAATGGGGACAGTGGCAGGGAGATGCCCAAATTCCAAACCCAACCAGCAGTGGCTGTGGCCCACGAGGCAGGCAA CGGCTATGACAGTGAGGACTGccaggcactcctggagacagagGCCGCTCCCAGGGAGCCCGGGCTGGTTTTGCACCCAGGGGCAGTGCTGGGACCTTCACCTTCCTCCGTGGTCAAGATGGAAGCCAACCAGAAggccaagaagaaaaaggagaggcaGGGCTTGCTAG GGGCCTGCCGCCTGTCCAGCCCCGAAGGCGAGGTTAAGATCAAGAGACGGACGGTGAAGACCAAGGTGGGCCCCAAGCTGGAGCGGGCGCCGGGGCGGAGGCCCCCAGGTGCACCGGGCAAGAAGAAAGCCAAGGGCAAGGCAAAAACCGGCCTCCGTGCGGAGCCTGGGAACGCCACAAGCAGGGATTCCCTTTTTAACCCCACCCGGACCTTTGCCTGCCGAGAGGAGGGCAGCAAACTTGCCAGTGAGCGCCTCAAGAGAGCCACGCGCAAGAGCGCCATGTTGCAGCCAGTCCTGAGG CGGAAGAACGGGGCCTTATCCATCGCCCTGTCAGCCCGCAATGCCAAGGCCATTCTGggaaagagcaggaagctgacgAAG GGCCAGGGCCGAGCGGTGAGCCGGCTGCTGGAGAGCTTTGCTGTGGAAGATGACTTTGAGtttgacgacgacgacgacagcagcttctcagatgaggaagaggaagaggaggaagccgGTGTCCAGCTCAGCGAAGAGCAGAGTGCTGCCCTGG CGCGATCCTGCACCATCCACAAGGAAGACCTACAGGATGGACTGCCTGTGTTGATTCCAAAGGAGGACAGTCTGCTGTATGCAGGCAGTGTCAGGACTCTGCAACCCCCCGATAT CTACAGCATCGTcattgagggagagagaggcaaccGGCAGCGTATCTACTCACTGGAGCAGCTGCTGCAGGAGGCG GTTCTTGATGTCCGGCCACAGTCCAGTCGGTACCTCCCACCTGGCACCCGGGTCTGTGCCTACTGGAGTCAGAAGTCTCGGTGCCTATACCCAGGCAATGTGGTTCGAG GTGCTTCTAGCGATGAAGAAGACCTGGACTCTGTGGTGGTGGAGTTCGATGACGGAGACACGGGCCACATAGCTGTCTCTAACATCAGGCTGCTGCCTCCGGACTTCAAGATCCAGT GTACAGAGCCCTCGCCAGCCCTGTTGGTGTCCAGCAGCTGCCGGAGGACCAAAAAAGCAGCCAGTGAGAGCCACCCACCCAGCGAAGCCCCTACTCCCAGCCTGTCCCCTAAAGTGCAGGATGGCCCTGAAACTTCTAAGACCCCTGGGAAGAAATCTGGCTGCAAAGACAAAGCCG GCAAAGTCGACCTCCTAACCTCAGGTGCCAAGTCCCCCACGGGGGCCTCAGACCACTTCCTAGGCCGCAGAGGCAGCCCCCTGCTGAGCTGGTCAGCAGTGGCTCAGACCAAGCGGAAAGCCGTGGCTGCGGCAGCAGCAGGTGGCAAAGGGCCAGGGGTACTGCAGAACCTCTTCCAGCTCAACGGAAGCACCAAGAAGCTGCGGGCCCGGGACACCCTGTTTCCCATGCATAGCATGGCTGCCCCTGTGTTTGGGAACAGCTTCCGAGCTGACTCCTTCAGCAGCCTGGCCAGTTCCTACACACCCTTCCTTGGAGGGGCTGGGGCAGGCCTTCCCGGAGGAGCCCACAAGCTGCTTCGGGCCAAGAAGGCTGAGCGGGCTGAAGTAGAAAAGGCCGGGAGGCGGCGGGCAGGCAGCGAGTTTCTGGTTAAGCTGGACCATGAGGGTGTGACCTCTCCCAAGAACAAAAACTGCAAGGCCCTGCTCATGAGCGACAAGGACTTTGGACCCAAGCTGGGGCGACCTCTGGCCAGCCCCAGTTACACACACCCAGCCCTCATTGGCAAGGACAAGAAGGGGCGGGCACCTGTGCATCCGCTACATATGGGACTGGCTCTGCGAAAGTACCCACTGCCCTGTGATAGTGACTGTCCCAGCTCCTACTccgatgaggatgaggatgggcCGGGGCTAGCCACCGGTGTTCCCTCCCGATTCCTCACCCGCCTATCCATGTCGTCGTCGTCCTCCGGCTCGTCCACGTCCTCTTCCTCAGGCTCCGTGTCCACTTCCAGCCTCTGTTCCTCAGACAATGAGGACTCATCTTACAGCTCAGATGACGAGGACCCCACCTTGCTGCTGCAGACCTGTCTCACCCGTCCCGTACCCGCTCTCCTGGCCCCACCCGAAGCCCTGCGCTCTAAGGGTAGCAGCCCCCACGCCCACGCCCACGCCCAGCGCTGCTTCCTGTCCAGGGCTGGGGTGActggtgcaggtgcaggtgccgGCCCCGGTGTTAGCAAATCCAAGTTCAAGCGTAAGGAGGCCCTGAGCTTCTCCAAAGCCAAAGAGCTTTCTCGGAGGCAACGGCTGCCCTCCGTAGAAAACCGGCCAAAGATCTCAGCCTTCCTGCCCGCCCGGCAGCTCTGGAAGTGGTCGGGAAACCCCACACAG AGACGAGGCATGAAGGGGAAAGCCAGGAAGCTGTTCTACAAGGCCATCGTCCGAGGCAAGGAGACGCTGCGCATTGGGGACTGCGCAGTCTTCCTTTCGGCCGGACGGCCCAACCTGCCCTACATCGGCCGCATCGAGAGCTTGTGGGAGTCATGGGGCAGCAACATGGTGGTGAAGGTCAAATGGTTCTACCACCCTGAGGAGACCAAGCTGGGGAAACGGCAGAGTGACGGGAAG AATGCACTATACCAGTCCTGTCACGAAGATGAGAATGATGTGCAGACCATCTCGCACAAGTGCCAAGTGGTGGGCCGGGAGCAGTATGAACAGATGATGCGGGGCCGCAAGTACCAGGACCAGCAGGACCTCTACTACTTGGCAGGCACCTATGATCCTACTACTGGGCGCCTGGTGACAGCCGACGGCGTGCCCGTCCTGTGCTga